One window of Ignavibacteriales bacterium genomic DNA carries:
- a CDS encoding Nif3-like dinuclear metal center hexameric protein, producing the protein MRCDKIIKIIEDWAPKSIAWEKDNVGLQVGSLHREVKNILLCLDVDENVVVEANRKNCNLIISHHPLLFRSLKKLDTKNDSKSRIIEKLIKKDITLYSAHTNLDFTNDGVSFQLAKKLKLSNQKFLVNLSSNQNKLVVFVPQNNADKVAEAMHSAGAGMIGEYTNCSFRTLGTGTFKGSEKSNPMVGVKGKIESVEEVRIEVLVDSFNAQQVIAEMKKFHPYEEVAYDIYPLANENVNYGMGVIGELEKELSQKEFLNLVSKSLKTKNLRFTQGLKSKIKTVAVCGGSGSDLLDATVKNGADAFVTADVKYHTFQDAENKILLIDAGHYETEISVLEELKKRIEKSLTDKTKVYKYSGSTNPIVFYNN; encoded by the coding sequence ATGAGATGCGATAAGATCATTAAAATAATTGAAGACTGGGCACCAAAATCTATCGCCTGGGAAAAAGACAACGTAGGTTTGCAAGTTGGTTCATTACATCGAGAGGTTAAAAACATTTTACTTTGTTTAGATGTTGATGAAAATGTAGTTGTTGAAGCTAACCGTAAAAATTGTAATCTTATTATCAGCCATCATCCGCTTCTTTTTCGATCATTAAAAAAACTTGATACTAAAAATGATAGTAAATCAAGAATAATTGAAAAACTTATTAAAAAAGATATTACTCTCTACTCGGCACATACAAATTTAGACTTCACTAATGATGGAGTAAGTTTTCAACTTGCAAAAAAACTAAAATTGTCAAATCAAAAATTTCTTGTTAATCTTTCATCAAACCAAAACAAGCTTGTAGTTTTTGTTCCACAAAATAATGCGGATAAGGTTGCGGAAGCAATGCACTCTGCGGGCGCAGGTATGATTGGAGAATATACAAATTGTAGTTTTAGAACTTTGGGAACAGGAACTTTTAAAGGATCAGAAAAATCTAACCCAATGGTTGGGGTAAAAGGGAAAATTGAAAGTGTTGAAGAAGTAAGGATAGAGGTTTTAGTAGATTCATTTAATGCGCAACAAGTAATTGCTGAAATGAAAAAATTTCATCCGTATGAAGAAGTTGCTTACGATATTTATCCGCTTGCAAATGAAAATGTTAATTATGGCATGGGCGTGATTGGAGAGTTGGAAAAAGAATTATCTCAAAAAGAATTTTTAAATCTTGTATCTAAATCTTTAAAGACAAAAAACTTAAGATTTACACAAGGACTAAAATCCAAAATTAAAACAGTTGCTGTTTGCGGTGGATCCGGAAGTGATTTACTTGATGCTACCGTTAAAAATGGAGCAGACGCATTTGTAACCGCCGATGTAAAATATCATACATTTCAGGATGCGGAAAATAAAATCCTTTTAATTGATGCGGGACATTACGAAACAGAAATTTCTGTTTTGGAGGAGTTAAAAAAGAGAATTGAAAAATCTTTAACAGATAAAACTAAAGTTTATAAGTATTCGGGTTCAACAAACCCAATTGTTTTTTATAATAATTAA